One Glycine max cultivar Williams 82 chromosome 3, Glycine_max_v4.0, whole genome shotgun sequence DNA window includes the following coding sequences:
- the LOC100801851 gene encoding uncharacterized protein, which translates to MGNTTSCSCICISNGVISIGNILKKRRKAKKTAMLLDSDGNTREIKLPIKSGELMIEEFGHVVTPVDEIRRTGRVSALLADEELVAGKVYLLLPVNRINSKASEFEMAIAEKQSGHTKSKRGNNMAKVSPSLISRSNERDEENQVTVSVFPVCPRFGNQVRWNPVLDPIVE; encoded by the coding sequence ATGGGGAACACTACTTCTTGTTCTTGTATTTGTATCTCTAATGGTGTTATTAGTATTGGGAATATtttgaagaagagaagaaaagctaAGAAAACAGCGATGCTGTTGGACAGTGATGGAAACACTCGGGAGATCAAGCTACCCATAAAATCAGGGGAGCTCATGATCGAAGAATTCGGCCACGTCGTCACTCCGGTCGACGAAATTCGTAGAACGGGACGGGTTTCGGCTTTATTGGCCGACGAGGAGCTTGTGGCCGGTAAGGTTTACCTGCTATTGCCAGTGAATAGGATCAATTCGAAGGCTTCAGAGTTTGAGATGGCTATTGCGGAAAAACAGAGTGGCCACACAAAGAGTAAGAGGGGAAATAATATGGCCAAGGTTTCGCCGTCACTGATTTCGAGGTCAAATGAAAGGGACGAAGAAAACCAAGTTACGGTTAGTGTTTTCCCTGTGTGTCCGAGGTTTGGGAACCAAGTACGATGGAATCCCGTTTTGGATCCTATCGTAGAATAA